In the Hordeum vulgare subsp. vulgare chromosome 7H, MorexV3_pseudomolecules_assembly, whole genome shotgun sequence genome, one interval contains:
- the LOC123410060 gene encoding peroxidase P7-like, with product MAAPAFLHCLLAIWLLSFAAHAQLTTDFYDDCCPSLEAIVRAGMNKAIRNERRIGASLLRLFFHDCFVQGCDGSVLLDAGGDGEKEAVPNNMSIRGFGVIDAIKASVEAVCPGVVSCADILAITARDGTFLLGGPTWRVPLGRRDSTKASKDLADMNLPPPTANLSTLIGLFDRQGLSPAEMTALSGAHTIGLAQCLNFNGRIYKDANIDPAFAALRRQTCPSSGNDNLAPIDVQTPGAFDAAYYRNLLAKRGLFQSDQALFNGGSEDALVRQYSANPALFRSDFAKAMIKMGNIHPLTGSAGEIRKNCHVVNS from the exons ATGGCTGCTCCTGCCTTTCTGCACTGCCTGCTCGCCATCTGGCTCCTCTCCTTCGCCGCCCACGCGCAGCTCACGACGGACTTCTACGACGACTGCTGCCCCAGCCTGGAGGCCATCGTGCGGGCGGGGATGAACAAGGCCATCCGTAACGAGCGTCGGATCGGCGCCTCGCTTCTCAGGCTCTTCTTCCACGACTGCTTCGTCCAG GGCTGTGATGGCTCGGTTCTTCTCGAcgccggcggcgacggcgagaagGAAGCCGTACCAAACAATATGTCCATCCGTGGCTTCGGTGTCATCGACGCCATCAAGGCCAGCGTGGAGGCGGTGTGCCCGGGCGTCGTCTCCTGCGCCGACATCCTCGCGATCACCGCGCGCGACGGAACGTTCCTG CTGGGCGGGCCGACCTGGAGAGTGCCCCTCGGCCGCCGCGACTCGACGAAGGCGAGCAAGGATTTGGCCGACATGAACCTCCCGCCGCCGACGGCCAACCTGTCCACGCTGATCGGCCTGTTCGACCGGCAGGGGCTCTCACCGGCCGAGATGACGGCGCTGTCGGGCGCGCACACCATCGGCCTGGCCCAGTGCCTAAACTTCAACGGCCGCATCTACAAGGACGCCAACATCGACCCGGCCTTCGCGGCGCTACGGCGACAGACGTGCCCCAGCTCCGGCAACGACAACCTGGCGCCCATCGACGTGCAGACCCCCGGGGCGTTCGACGCCGCCTACTACCGGAACCTGCTGGCGAAGCGCGGCCTGTTCCAGTCTGACCAGGCGCTGTTCAACGGAGGGTCGGAGGACGCGCTGGTGCGGCAGTACAGCGCCAACCCCGCGCTCTTCCGGAGCGACTTCGCCAAGGCCATGATAAAGATGGGCAACATACATCCGCTCACCGGAAGCGCCGGCGAGATCAGGAAAAACTGCCATGTCGTCAACAGCTAG